A window of Pullulanibacillus sp. KACC 23026 genomic DNA:
AGAAGATACGCGTGAGCCATCGTTGATTTTCTTTCATATACAGCCATCTCACTCGTATTGCCCATCGAGAGAGCCTGCTGTACCTTTTCTCTTAACACCTTAATTTCTTCTCTCAATTCAAATTCGGTCATATCACTATAGCGTCTGTTCATGCTGCTCCTCCTATCCTTTTCCCGGTATTACCTATTAAAAGCTGTTTCGTCTTTCTTATAAAGAGCTTCGTTATTCGTCATGATCACTCATCCAGCGGTCAATGAGATCTGCCCCAAAGCCCTTGCGATACAACATCTGTTTGATTTTCATCTTTCGCTCATAACCCGTTAAATGTCTATACTTATATAAAGCTTTCTCCCCGTGAATATTAAGAGCACTGTATTCCTCTTCTTCATCAAAGGAATCGTCTAATTGATTAACCACTTGCCCAGAGACCTCTTGTGAAAAGCCTTTTTGAATGAGGGCTTGGAGCAATTTTTGTTTTTGCTCTTTGGCCGAACGATTTCGCCAGGACTTCTCTTTCTTCTTGGCAAATTGGACCGCCTGATTATATTCATCTGTTTTATTATAATGAAGAAGTGCCTTTTCTACCTTATCTGTGGAAACCCCTTTTTGAAGCAATTCTTGACGAATGACAGAGGGGCCTTTTGAGGTTAAACTTTTC
This region includes:
- the recX gene encoding recombination regulator RecX, with the translated sequence MLVVSKIQVHPKKRQVYQVELKSLENEHLVTMIEVHEDLLIKYGLRKDLPLTDAKVRELDDETERHKVYQIALNYISYRMRSVKEVAVYLEGKDYSDSVISNVLENLLRDKWLDDQAFADAYVRSKKSLTSKGPSVIRQELLQKGVSTDKVEKALLHYNKTDEYNQAVQFAKKKEKSWRNRSAKEQKQKLLQALIQKGFSQEVSGQVVNQLDDSFDEEEEYSALNIHGEKALYKYRHLTGYERKMKIKQMLYRKGFGADLIDRWMSDHDE